The Oncorhynchus tshawytscha isolate Ot180627B linkage group LG16, Otsh_v2.0, whole genome shotgun sequence nucleotide sequence GCCTCAtttagacttgttttaaggacattacatcaaagttggatcagcatgtagtgtggttttccacttgaaTTTTGAGTCTACATTTTATCTGTTgacaatgaccttgagccttattGGATGGGCACAtaaatgtaactctatggcagcacccaaggggcttgaatttgagctctccctgtgtccccatgagcaacagaacactgagccaatcacagcgcaactagagaacattaccaacccctacactcctgTATTTTCCGACGaagcacctgcattttggagctgccttactcaagaaagcaaaaaagagaccatgtttgtatgcagctttattaattCAATGactgatatatatttttttacatttgtttgcAATCTCAGACACATTAATGCCAAactaacatgcaaaacaggcaacaacaaaactctgccccacctgccctgaatggcAGGTCTCCACTGTATATATTGTCCATTTCTTTGAACTCTCCTTTTTTTAGGATATGTTGTTAACATGTCAGTGTAACCGGTGCTGTACTGCACCGCTTAGCTCTGCGTTATGTATGGTTGATTAAAACTATAGACGCGGACTTCGGAGATCAGgttgttttaatgactcagaaCTCACTCTCGTAGAGCACAAATATGTTCTGCGAATCGTCGCCACTTTCTGCAACAGACTCACAATACAAAGGACTGGGATCAGTCGAGGAGCTAGCCACCGTTCACACAATACCATAGCTAGCTAGTAACCACATGTTGAATTCAGAATGTTAATATCTCCAAAGTACAATTACATCCACTTATGAGTAACCTCTAAACATACACCGTTTTGTTCATGAATAATGTATGACTTCACACAAAGGAATCAACATTTTCTGAAGACAGAAAAAGCGTGCCCACCTTTCAtagtgcatcaaaatgatttgaGCACGCAGGGCAAAACGTAAGTACACACAACAAATCTACATGCTatatgaacctggtgaaattcaAAGTATTTTAACTGTTACataggttaggctatttgatcgaAGAAACCTGCACGATGTAAAAAGTTTCTCATTAACGTTgtcatacattttctctgacctGTCAGCTACAGAAAAGGCCACACACTCTGTTACATGAttcagattttttggggggacgGAATGGTAGTGGAATGCTGCAAAAGTGTGTTTTAATCGGCTATTTGATGACGTGATTATAGTCCGATTAGTTATATCTATTGAATAGGATGGTCTTCCTCTGAAGAGCCTCCCCTGGTTTGTACAACTacactagtttaaaaaaaaaaaaactaattgaAATGTTCTAAATTGGGAATCAAAAAATAAAAACGTTTTAATGGGCATACTCTATTAAAGCACTACAATATAGTGATAGACAAACAGCATTGCAGATTGGTTTGACCGACTAGGCTCTGGTTCAAACCTAGGTCTCAAGCATACCAAGACCGTTAGCCCGCTGAGCAAAAGTCATTTGCTTGGGGAGCTAACGCAATTTAGTTACCAATTTCGCAATCACAGGTCAATGAACCATCTCCAACACATTAGCATATCATCAGACTGCCTTGCTGAAAAACAAAGCACACATTTTTTTCAAGAATGGATTTAATATCAATTTGAAATCATATGTTCTGTAACTCTTCATAATAGAAAATAGCAAGACTAGGAATTCCATATACATCAAACAAATTTATTGAATTACCTTCCAGAGGTCCAAACAATCATTCCAACTGTCCTGTTTTTGTCCAAGGCTGCAAAGGGATCAGTGAGATCAACCTGCCACTAAAACCCATTGTCTACAAGTTATAAAGTGAGTTTCTGTTCAATCATTAGTTTGATAGTAAAGCAATCTAGCTATTACATGTTACGCATCTAAATCCCACTTCCTTAGTGTTGGGACTGTTTTGACGCTTTGTTGAGATTCTGAATATGATGGGAGCATAAGGCTACTGGCATACATTGGGTACATTTGCGGTTGGGTTGACCTGATGGTAACTTGTGTGGAAAAAGCCAAACTAACAGGCAAGAGTTGAGCCAGAGAGATAAGTGGAAGATAGAAAGTGATGAACAAAACAAATGACAGTATTATGAACATCTAAAGCAATCTCTGAAACTTAAGAAAGCTTTATTGTTACTGTGCGTGTTCACCTAATACTTTCACCACCAAATCCACTGTTTCTTCTGCCTTTCTTTGAAGCCCTATCCGTTCCCCACATTTGCCCCTCAACTGCTGAAGAGGGAAAACGTATCACTAtagaaaaaaaaaaaggaattaGAAGTCCATAAGTCCATGGTGTCTCGTCCCTCAGGGGGATCAAAGAGCTGTGAACCAGCCAGGCCACCAGGAGGCTCCATCACTTTAGCCGCTGCACGATGACTGCGTTGAGCAGGTTGGCATCCCGCAGCGTCTGGCTCTCGTCAGTCAGCTCCTTGTTGGGGAAGGTTGTTATGAGCACAAACTCTGTCGCGGCCATTAAAGGTCGAGCTCCCACCACAAACTGACGCACGTCCGACACCCTGTGGACAAGAGAAATAATGGATAGAATATTTAATGTTGTTTGTAATGGTGGGAGTAAGGCGCTGTAGAGCTTAATGGCTCCAAAACTGACCTGTGAGTGTGGTTGAACTTCTGCACCAGTCTCCCCCCGTCGGCCAGTCTGATCTGGATGTTGGTCACAGGCTGAGAGGCGTCCAGGTTCACAGAGGCGATGGCCTGGGCCTCACTGGTTACCTGGTCCTCCATACGCGGAGCAGACACCAGTTCAGGGGTGGCACTGAGGTGGGAAAGAGACATTTATTGTGATTACTGTGTTTGACAGTTACATATCtagaaaacacacaaaaaatgtaatcaaatacCTAATCACATTGTGCCATTATTTCCTTTTCTATCCCCTTGTGGTAATAAGGTGTAGCAGCCACCCtattcaatcaatcacatttatttataaagcccttcttacatcagctgatgtcaaagtGCTGCACaaaaatccagcctaaaaccccaaacggcaagcaatgcagatgtaaaagCATTTAATCTGAGAATCTTTGGTCTGTACCCAAATCTAAAAACCAGTGATGAAAAGCAGGTTATTTCTTCCATGGCAGGTGGACAGACAGGCGAGTTAATACAATTTACATTACCCTTCTAGAACAGTATTTCTCAACTTTGGtcttccagtacccccaacagcacacacttttgttgtagccctggacaaaaacacctgattcaacttgccAAGGGCTTGATGATAAATTgacaagtagaatcaggtgtgcttgtcagGGGCCACAACAAGTTatatgtactgttgggggtactggaagaCCTGTGTTAGGAAACACTGTTCTAGGTGATGCATTCTTTCAGAATAGATCGAGCTCACCTGCCCAGTTTCTGTCCTTCCCCGCCGAAAGCCTTGAAGGTAACCTTGGGTTTGGAGAAGTCCTCATCCCGATGGTCCTCCATATCCAAATTGACCTGACCCCCCCGGGAGCGCTGTCTCAACTCCAAAGGAATTTCCCTGAAAGGAGGAATGACTTCTTATGACAATGCTTTAGCAATGAGGAAACAGACTTCAGAGGGAAACGTGTCCCCCAGCTGTCCAGTGCTGATCAGAATGTGTATGCCATAAATTCATTTCTAACTTAGTAAATGGATTTAGGAACATGATGTGACATGAGCAGCCACACATATAAACCGTATGACAAGcagacagtatggacagtgtACTCACCCCCTACGGATCGACTCCAGGAAAATGGCATTGCCAGGATCACTGTAGTTTCTGAGTTCACCGTCGCCCAGGCTGAAACCTGTCTTCCACAGCTTCAGGACTACATGCACCTTCAGCACGTAGTAAAGAAAATAGGCTACATCAAGTATACTAATGTAAATGTACTCTTCCGAGATCAAATTTATACTAGCAATACAAAATATCTATTAAAATAAATTCACTGTCAAACTAACATCCTGCTGGCTGTTAGCAGCTCTTCTCTCTCCAGCCACATAAACAGGCTCCTCCTCAGGTGCTGCACCAAGCCGGTAGCCACCGCCAATGAACGGCTAGAGGGAGGGTTAGAAGAGAAAAAGAGTAAGTAAAACATTATACACCCTTACCTTGATGATTTAAGGTCAATTCCAAAACATAGGGATAATAACACATAGGTGCAGGACACAATTACGGAGAAGCTTTTCTTACCCTGGCTCGACTAGGCTCTCCTGGGCCTCTCCCAGCCTTCTCCACAGGTACGGCCCCATGCTCCTTAGCCCCCTTGAAGAGGTCCTCCACCACCTCATTAGAGCTCTTCTTCTTGGGGGGGCCCACAATCTGCTGCCCACTGCGTTCAGAACCCCCAGCAAAGAACCTAGAGGGAAGCAAAGGAAGAATGTGGATACAACACAATCAGAATTTTGGATCAACATCAATGCTGTGATTCAAATAAATCtgatcttatttgtcacatgcttcaacagatgtagactaacagtgaaaggcttacttatGGGCCTTCCAAAACAAACCagagaaataaaaaataagatgAGGAGtgaatgagtaatgataacttggctatatacacggggtacctgAACCAAGTTAAAGTGCAGGgatacaaggtaattgaggtacatATTCGTAGGGATAAAGTGACATGGCAACAATATAAACAAAcaatagcagcagcgtatgtgatgagtcaagagttagtgcaaatagggtcaatgcagatagttgaCCAATAATAAATAATTAGTTAACCCAGACTAACtagcagccttatggcttgggggtagaagctgctcaggatcctgttggttccagacttggtgcatcggtaccgcttaccatgcagtagcagagagaacagtctatgacttgggtgtctggagtctGACAGTTTTTaagagccttcctctgacgctGCCTGGCAggtagctcagccccagtgacGTACTAGGCCATACGCACTagactctgtagcgccttgcggtcggatgccgagcagttgccattccaagCGGTGATgctgccagtcaagatgctctcaaatggtgcagctgtataactgaGGACATATGCctaatcttttcagcctcctgaggggaaagCGGCAATgtcaactgtgtttgtgtgtggaccatgataattccttagtgatgtgaacaCCGAGGAACTTTATGCACGACACACTCCACTATAGCCCCTCcgttttctgtagtccacgatcagcttctttgtcttgctgactttgagggagaagttgttgccctggtgtaacagtataactttagaccgtcccctcacccatacccgggcgagaaccagggaccctctgcacacatcaacaacagttacccatgaagcattgttacccatcgctccacaaaagcctgtCACTTGCCTTTTAATGAGTAGTGgcctccgtctggccactctaccataaaggcctgattggtggagtgctgcagagatgtttgtccttctggaagattctcccatctccacagaggaactctggagctctgtcagagtgaccatcggggccttggtcacctccctgaccaaggcccttctccctcgattgctcagtttggccgggtggccagctctaggaagagccttgttggttccaaacttcttccatttaagaatgatggagaccccTGTGTTcttggatcttcaatgctgcagaagtgttttggttcccttcctcagatctgtgcctcgacacaatcctgtctcggagctctagggactattccttcgacctcgtgtctcggtttttgctctgacatgcactgtcaactgtgggtccttatatagacaggtgtgtgcctttccaaatcatgtccaatcaaaatgaatttaccacaggtggactccaatcaagttgtagaaacatctcaaggatggtctgaatacttgttaATAAGGTATGTTTTAGTTAACTTCTTGAGACTCTCAAACCCGGCtctgggagcgtaatcatcgcctcaaactaattagcataatgcagcgggcataaatatccctagaaaatcttcctattcatgaaaatcacaaattaaatatattgagacacagcttagccttttgttaatcacactgtcatctcagattttcaaaatatgctttacagccaacgctagacaagcatttgtgtaagtttatcatagcctagcatagcattatgccctgctagcagcaggcaacattttcacaaaaataaaagcaatcaaattaaatcatttacctttgaagaactttggatgttttcactcaggagactcccagttagatagcaaatgttccttttttccaaaaatattttttttgtaggcCGAAATAGCtcctgtttgttcttcacgtttggctgagaaatcaaccggaaaatgcggtcactacaacgcAAACATTTtcccaaattagctccataatatcgacagaaacatggcaaacgtcgtttagaatcaatcctcaaggtgtttttcacacatctattcgataatatatccgtcgggacaattggtttctcattagaagcgattggaataatggctacctcagtactttacgcaagagcttctgcgggagccatcatgtgaccacttgctcaatgtggtcccttacggctattcttcaacataaatgcgtaaaaagacgtcacaatgctgtagacaccttggggaatatgtagaaaacgtaagctcattcgtagcccattcacagccatataaggagtcattggcatgcagcgctttcaaaatatggggcacttccagattggatttttatctgggtttcgcctgtaacatcagttcaaatcaaatttattcatatagcccttcgtacatcagctgatatcattgcagttttggaaacgtcagtgttttctatccaaagctgtcaattatatgcatagtcgagcatcttgtcgtgacaaaatatcccgtttaaaacgggaacgttttttatccaaaaattaaatacCGCCCCCAGAGTTCCAAGAGGTTTTAAaagatttgataaaatattgaaacctgtttctgctttgtcattatgggatagtgtgtagattgatgaggaaaaatatttagtttagaataaggttgtaacgtaacgatgtgtaaaatgtcaaggggtctgaatactttcagaatgcactgtaggtgttcctcttggcCAGGTGTGagagggaagtgtggagtgcaggGGCACGAGAGAatgcataatctgtggatctgttggggcgaattggagtgggtccagggtttctgggatgtcgttgttgatgtgagccatgatcagcctttttaaagcatttcatggctacagatgtgagtgctacgtgccgagagtcatttagacaggttaccttggcgaactttggcacagggactatggtggtctgcttgaaacatgtaagtaTTACATACTGGGCCAGGGAGAGGTTCATAATGTCAGTTTAGACACTTGCAGGTCAGCGCATGGTCcgaatacacgtcctggtaatccgtctgcccccgcggccttgtgaatgttaaactGTTTAAAGGCCTTACTTACATCAGCTATAGAGAGCGAGatcagtcatccggaacagctggtgctttcatgaatggttcagtgttgctttcctcgaagcgagcGTAGAAGAAACTTAGCTCGTCTAGTatgctcgcatcactgggcagctcgcggctgggtttccctttgtaatccgtgattgtttGCCAGCCCTGCCCCATCCAACAAGCATCAGAGCCCGTGTAGTAGGATTCGAGCTTAGTCATGTACTGATGGCTTGGAGGTCGTAGCGAGATTTATtttataagtgtccggattagtgtccttcttgaaagcggcagctctagccttcagctcagtgcggatgttgcctgtaatccatggcttctggatgGGATATGTACatgcggtcactgtggggatgacttTGTTGATGCACTTAACTTTTTAGTGACggggcagtattcggaaatttggatgaatgacgtgcccaaagtaaactgcctgttactcaggcccagaagctaggatatgcatatacttggtagcattggatagaaaacactttctAAAAAACGGCAGCcgaaaacccgaggaaaatccatccaggaagtgggattttttttaaTGTGAATGGTTTTCCATTGAATGCCTATTGACTATGTAATTGGTTagggcccagattgcagttcctatggcttccactagatgtcagtctttagacatggtttcaggcttgttttctgaaacaCGACAAAGAAAAAGACCTTTGGTCAGGGGACTGGGGAAGCATGCAGTACAGGTTTGCACGCCCTTGTTTTTTTCCCTTTCTATTGAATatgctattgtccggttgaaatattattgattatttagatAAGACACCCTGAGGATTAGTTCTAAACATTGGTTGACATGTTTCAACtaactttaccggtactattaggatgtactCGTCTGCGCGTTTtgaccgcctttgagccagtggattactgaacaaaacacgcCAACAAAagttttggggatataaagaaggactttatcaaacaaaacagcAACCAGAtgaagctcttcaaaggtaagtgatttattttattgctatttctgacttgcgTGACtcctctgcttggttggaaaatgtttgtatgcggggcgctgtcctcagataatcgcatgtttgctttcacagtaaagccttttgaaatctgacaaagcggctggattaacaagaagttaatctttcaactgatgtataacacttgtattttcatttatgtttattattactatttctgtcatttgaaattggcgccctgcaatttcaccggatgttgtcgcgGTGGGTCGCTAGCGGCACGCCTGCGCCAAACAGGTTAATGAAGGCGGTGACTGATGTGTTCTGAAACAGTCCTTGActtagcatccacttcatcgGATCACCTCCATATTGAgcacatcactggtacttcctgttcgaGTTTTGGCTTGTAAGCCGAGATCAGGatgatagagttatggtcagatttggcaaagggagggtagggagacctttgtatgcgtttgtgtgtggagtaaagatgatCTAGAGTGTTTCACCTCTAGCTGCAcagtgacatgctggtaaaaatgaggtaaaatgaatttcagtttccctgcattaaaatcactagCCACTAGAAGCGGCGCCTCTGGATGTGCACTCTCtcgtttgcttatggccctatacagctcattgagtgtggtcttagtgccagcatcggtttgtgatgGTAAATATACAGCTACTGTTGACAAGTAACACAGGGACCCATTCCCACCCAGCAGAATCTGTTGTGGCAGAAAGCAATACCAGCCTAGAGAGAACTGAATAGAGAAACCAAAATAGTTTTGGTACATTCTGGAGGCACCCTATACTGTCCAAAATACACACAGCCTAGGCCTACATGCAATGTGAAATGCATACACTCTAAAGTCATTGAAGTAAAGACAGACTTAcctttccccttcctcctcgTCACTGTCATCTTCTTCCTCGTGCATCATATCCCTGAAGGAGGTCACTCTATTTTCactcctttacacacacacacaaaacaatgaATGACAATAGGGTCAAACATTAATCATTTAACATGAAATGTTTCATAGAATAATCATTAAAAAAATGACAAAGGCAACACTGAAAGGATATGGGCATCCTGTTTTAATGGTACATAGAATGACAGTGTAACAATAGATTTACATAGGTCAGTTAGCTATGTACCTGCCAGGCCCTGTGGAACGAGGCACAGAGGATCCACCACTCTCTGGCTGAGGTAATGTCACTATGTCATCCTCAGCACCATCTTCAAAGAAACTGGCCAGGGCAAGCTAAGGAAAGAGACCAAGATTCCATGTCATTCAAACGTCAAGATCTCAATGTCTAGTCATAGTCTAAAGCTGATTACTAGCTATCTAACGTTGGCTAGTTCGAGTTTAATTGTGAACTTGCCGAATTAAGAAGTAGCTACCTACTAGTAGTTAGCTGAGAAGGATGTTCTTATACATATTATACTTGCTAGCAATTAACGTTAGGATGGGAAACATCTGATACATTAGCCATCATCTCAGTGACTAGTTGGAAAATGTTGTTAGGTAGTTGTGAGATTGGCTTACTGCTGGACCATAATATATGCCAATCGGATAGTTAGCTAACGCATTAGTTACAATAGTTAGCTA carries:
- the nsfl1c gene encoding NSFL1 cofactor p47 isoform X2, translated to MADQESSVREFVAVTDVDEERARFFLESAGWDLQLALASFFEDGAEDDIVTLPQPESGGSSVPRSTGPGRSENRVTSFRDMMHEEEDDSDEEEGERFFAGGSERSGQQIVGPPKKKSSNEVVEDLFKGAKEHGAVPVEKAGRGPGEPSRARPFIGGGYRLGAAPEEEPVYVAGERRAANSQQDVHVVLKLWKTGFSLGDGELRNYSDPGNAIFLESIRRGEIPLELRQRSRGGQVNLDMEDHRDEDFSKPKVTFKAFGGEGQKLGSATPELVSAPRMEDQVTSEAQAIASVNLDASQPVTNIQIRLADGGRLVQKFNHTHRVSDVRQFVVGARPLMAATEFVLITTFPNKELTDESQTLRDANLLNAVIVQRLK
- the nsfl1c gene encoding NSFL1 cofactor p47 isoform X1 translates to MADQESSVREFVAVTDVDEERARFFLESAGWDLQLALASFFEDGAEDDIVTLPQPESGGSSVPRSTGPGRSENRVTSFRDMMHEEEDDSDEEEGERFFAGGSERSGQQIVGPPKKKSSNEVVEDLFKGAKEHGAVPVEKAGRGPGEPSRARPFIGGGYRLGAAPEEEPVYVAGERRAANSQQDKVHVVLKLWKTGFSLGDGELRNYSDPGNAIFLESIRRGEIPLELRQRSRGGQVNLDMEDHRDEDFSKPKVTFKAFGGEGQKLGSATPELVSAPRMEDQVTSEAQAIASVNLDASQPVTNIQIRLADGGRLVQKFNHTHRVSDVRQFVVGARPLMAATEFVLITTFPNKELTDESQTLRDANLLNAVIVQRLK